In the Desulfitobacterium hafniense DCB-2 genome, ATTTAATTTTTAGCTGTGCTTTTAAAAGTGTTTCTTCAATTTATCCTACTCCTGCCGGTGATAACCTCCACAGATGTCCCATCAAGCTTTATCTGAATAGTCCCGTCCTCATCCGTTCTATAAATCGGAACCTGCCGCTCACTCCAGTACTCCAGAACTTGTGGGCTGGGATGACCAAAAGAGTTCTTCCCTACGGGAATCACCACCGCTTGGGGATTGATTTGAGCCAGCATATCCGTCATTAAAGAATAACGGCTGCCATGGTGAGGAATTTTGAACACGTCTGCTTCATAGCTCAGCCCTGAGCCATAAATTTCTTCCATCTGCTCTTCTTCCATATCTCCCGTTAAGAGCACACTTTGTCCTGCTTGGTTTTCCAAACGCAAAACAAGGCAATTATTATTCTCATCAGATTTGGTCCCCCTCAATACTTCACCAGGGGCGATCACAGTGAGCGTAATCTGGGAATCCAAAGTCAATTGATCGCCACGGGACAACCTTTCCAGGGGCATCTTTTCCAGCATCTTGATAAGCTCCCGGTCCGGCCCGCCTTCTCCCCAACCATTCTGAGAACTATCTTCCGCCTGGCCCTCCCCAAAGGAGTCATAGCTCAGCCAGTCCAACCCATCCTCAGGAATCCCGACCCAGCCCACGGGGATAGTCTCAAGAATTGCCCCGGCCCCACCTACGTGATCCCCATGGGGATGGGTCAGAATAAGGGCATCCAGGCGCTTGATCCCTCGCTGCAGGAGATAAGGCACAATAACCCGCTCTCCTGCGTCAAAGGTACTGGTCTTAGGCCCTGTATCCACCATAATCCGGATTTCTTCAGGCGTCTCAATGAGAATGCAATCCCCCTGCCCCACATCAATGAAAGTCACTTGAAGAACACCCGGTGCATGCCAGGGACTCCATAAGAAAAGCAGCAGGAGAACCACGGCCAGAACTCTTTCCCCTTTAATCCCCAGCTTTGCCCACCCGGCCCAGAAACTCTCCTGGCCCTTCCTATTCCGCTTGATGAATTCTTGGCATTTTGACCACCATCTCTCACTTTGGGGCATTACCTTTTGCAGGGCTGCTCCAAGCGGCCTCATCAAAGCAACCCCTCGTATAATCCAAGGCTGGCCAACCCGGTACAAATTCCCCAGCCCCATCCTGATCATAAAGCCAACCTTTTCCTTCCCCACAAGAAGTACGAGAAACCAGCCATACCAACATACCCAAAAGAGAGGTCCGGGATTCACCACCCAAACATCCGCCCAGGGAATCCGGGCCAGCTGCATAAGAAATTCACTTACCCCAGTTAAAAGCCAAAGGCTGACCTGAAATAAGGGCAGGGCAATCTGAGGAATGAAGGAGAGAAAAACAGCGAGAATTCCCAGTTCAAAAATACTTCCCAATACAAACAAGGCCAACAGATTGGCCAGAACTCCGATAATGGATAAGCGGTGAAAGGCGCTTATCATCAGAGGCAGGGTAGCAGCCTGAGCGGCACAGGTCATAGAAAAAGCACTCTTAATCGACTTGGGCCAATCCCTGACCCATGGCATTTTCTTCAGGTCAGCACTTAAGACAAGTATTCCCCAGGTGGCCATAAAGGAAAGTTGAAACCCTATATCTTTAAGAATTAATGGCTGCCACATAAAGAGCAGGAAGGCAGCAAGCAAGAGGCTCCTGCAACTATTTCCTCTTCCAGCTTCTCTCCCCTTCCCCAATCTTCCTAATAAAACAAAGACCGCCATGATCGTTGCCCGCAGAATCGGCGGATTACCTCCACAGAGCAGGGCATAAAAAACCATGAGGGCAAGGGTTATTCCCAACCGCCACAAACGGGGCAGAAAAAACAAAAAGTTCCAGCAAAGGAGCAGGAGAAAGGCCACATTGGAACCGGATGCCGAAAAGACATGATAGACTCCTGTAATCCGATAACTTTCCAAGGCTTCCTCCGGTATCCTGCTTGTATCCCCGAACAAAATTCCTTCCAGCAGGCTGGTCTGGGCTTGAGGATAGTCTACCAAGAGCTTCTGCACATGATTCCGAACCCGCCAGCTTAAGCCAGCAGTGCCGGTCCTCAGTATCTCTACCTCACCTTGGGCTGTAATCCATCCCGAAAGGCCACGGACAGCGTTATACAGGGGATAATCAAACTGACCCTGAGTTCCCGGAGGCTTGGGCTGCTCGATCTTGGCCGTAAATGCCAGCGTATCTCCCGGTCGGACAAGATCCCACCCCGCCGGAAGATTTCCCTCAGCATCAAAATAAACCCGCAGACGGTATTTTTTCTTAAAAAAGTCCCCGGGTTCCGGAACATCGACAGGTCCCAGAATTTCGAATAATCCCACCGCTCCCTCTTCATGAAGAGACCAATCCTGCAACTTACCCGCAACCTGAACATGGCTCACAGTAAGGGGCGGAGCCAATGCCAGTTTTCCCGTCTGTCCAAATCCAAATCCCACCAGAATACTGGCACAGAGGATGAGGATTTCAGGCCGTAACTCAGGGCCGAAGAAATCCCGGGGTCTCCAGAAGAGGATGCGCAGCAGCACCCATAGAAAAATCCCCAGAACAATCCACCACATGGGTTCTGGGGTGTAAACTCCTATCAGACCACCCATAAGCAAGGCGGTTAAGCGTCTAATCCAGGGATCCCTCATGGCCCCACCGTGACCATATCAGCCATCTTGGCATAGGTCTTATTCCCAATACCGGAAACCTTTTTCAAATCCTCAGGCTGAAGAAAAAGACCATGCTCCATCCGATATTGAATAATCCGTTCAGCAAGCGCAGGTCCAATCCCCGGCAGCTTATCCAATTCGGCGGCATCGGCTGTATTGATATTGATTAAATTAGAGGAGC is a window encoding:
- a CDS encoding ComEC/Rec2 family competence protein gives rise to the protein MRDPWIRRLTALLMGGLIGVYTPEPMWWIVLGIFLWVLLRILFWRPRDFFGPELRPEILILCASILVGFGFGQTGKLALAPPLTVSHVQVAGKLQDWSLHEEGAVGLFEILGPVDVPEPGDFFKKKYRLRVYFDAEGNLPAGWDLVRPGDTLAFTAKIEQPKPPGTQGQFDYPLYNAVRGLSGWITAQGEVEILRTGTAGLSWRVRNHVQKLLVDYPQAQTSLLEGILFGDTSRIPEEALESYRITGVYHVFSASGSNVAFLLLLCWNFLFFLPRLWRLGITLALMVFYALLCGGNPPILRATIMAVFVLLGRLGKGREAGRGNSCRSLLLAAFLLFMWQPLILKDIGFQLSFMATWGILVLSADLKKMPWVRDWPKSIKSAFSMTCAAQAATLPLMISAFHRLSIIGVLANLLALFVLGSIFELGILAVFLSFIPQIALPLFQVSLWLLTGVSEFLMQLARIPWADVWVVNPGPLFWVCWYGWFLVLLVGKEKVGFMIRMGLGNLYRVGQPWIIRGVALMRPLGAALQKVMPQSERWWSKCQEFIKRNRKGQESFWAGWAKLGIKGERVLAVVLLLLFLWSPWHAPGVLQVTFIDVGQGDCILIETPEEIRIMVDTGPKTSTFDAGERVIVPYLLQRGIKRLDALILTHPHGDHVGGAGAILETIPVGWVGIPEDGLDWLSYDSFGEGQAEDSSQNGWGEGGPDRELIKMLEKMPLERLSRGDQLTLDSQITLTVIAPGEVLRGTKSDENNNCLVLRLENQAGQSVLLTGDMEEEQMEEIYGSGLSYEADVFKIPHHGSRYSLMTDMLAQINPQAVVIPVGKNSFGHPSPQVLEYWSERQVPIYRTDEDGTIQIKLDGTSVEVITGRSRIN